A stretch of the Nicotiana tabacum cultivar K326 chromosome 6, ASM71507v2, whole genome shotgun sequence genome encodes the following:
- the LOC142182332 gene encoding uncharacterized protein LOC142182332, which yields MAGDEVTSRTEEETNQSTVMIDHNHPLYLHPPDTLGALSLGFQLQGMENYTIWSQAMEVSLLTWNKLGFIDGSVARDTYGDTHANLWDCSNAIVKSWIMHNVSRDLLSRVLFRSSAYAIWSDLKERFDKDLWDEYDSIMPPHICCDKSKKFIERQEYQRLWQFLTELNDGYSQARSQIIMKSKIQTVNQAYAMILQDESQKLVVGGGYSAESIDPTALFSSKLGQKQRRNFNVECDFCHLKGHTKEECYKLIKCDYCNKKGHLRANYYKLIGYPADFKPQKRANMVESSNNQPIPSSSVMMTQDQHLGPMQGFTSKQHNHQVQ from the exons ATGGCCGGAGACGAAGTTACCAGTCGTACAGAGGAAGAAACGAATCAATCAACAGTGATGATAGATCACAATCATCCACTGTATTTACATCCACCGGACACACTAGGAGCATTGTCACTTGGTTTTCAGCTACAAGGAATGGAAAATTACACGATCTGGAGCCAAGCTATGGAAGTTTCATTACTAACATGGAACAAACTAGGGTTTATCGATGGTTCAGTGGCACGTGACACTTATGGAGACACTCATGCAAATCTATGGGATTGTTCCAATGCTATTGTGAAGTCGTGGATAATGCACAATGTGAGTCGTGATTTGCTGAGTAGAGTATTATTCCGGTCAAGTGCATATGCAATTTGGTCGGATCTTAAGGAACGATTTGATAAG GATTTATGGGATGAATATGACTCGATTATGCCTCCCCATATTTGCTGTGATAAGTCGAAGAAGTTCATTGAACGACAGGAGTATCAACGTTTGTGGCAATTTTTAACGGAATTAAACGATGGCTATAGTCAAGCTCGTAGCCAAATTATAATGAAATCTAAAATTCAAACTGTAAATCAAGCATATGCTATGATCCTTCAGGATGAAAGTCAAAAACTAGTAGTAGGTGGTGGTTATAGTGCTGAGTCTATTGATCCCACTGCCCTATTCAGTTCTAAACTTGGTCAAAAACAAAGGAGGAACTtcaatgttgaatgtgacttctGTCATTTAAAAGGTCATACTAAGGAGGAATGCTACAAGCTGATAAAATGTGATTACTGCAATAAGAAGGGACATTTGAGGGCCAATTATTATAAACTGATAGGGTATCCTGCAGATTTTAAGCCTCAGAAACGAGCTAATATGGTTGAAAGTTCAAATAATCAACCAATCCCATCTTCATCGGTCATGATGACACAAGATCAACATTTGGGACCTATGCAGGGATTCACTTCTAAACAGCATAATCATCAGGTACAATAA